In the Pan paniscus chromosome 19, NHGRI_mPanPan1-v2.0_pri, whole genome shotgun sequence genome, CGGTGCTGATGCGGGAGTTGGAGCAGGGCTGCAAATCTTCATGGGGACTCTGACGATCTGTCTGGTTGGAGAATCACTGCAAGTCAAGGCGTGGCATTGGCCAATGGTGTTTCCTGGCTGCCTCAGGTATGCCATGATCTCATGCCTCATGCTTGACATGGGCAGTacgaaggaggaaggaaggaggcagggtgTGGGGAGGAATCCTCTGCCTGGAGGATGCCCACTGGGCTTCTCTGTGCTCACCAGGCTTAGTGGTCCTGGCTCTTGGCCACCTTGGGGCAGGTGTGCATCACTGGTGCAGAGGaaacacctcctcctcctcctcctctgtcaaCTCAGATCCTCTGAGGCCCTGCTGGTGCCTCCCTCTGCTAGGACCCTTTCAGGGATCAAGGCCAGGAGGGCAGCCCCCTCCTCTACTGCCGAGGCTCAGCGGGGCAATGCCTACCCCAGCTGCCTCCTGTGGTGTGGGCATGGCAGGCAAGCCCAGCACCCCAGGGTTTCTAGCCAGGTTCTGTATTTTCCAGCATTAGTTTTCCCTCCAGGGTCAAATGATAAGTTCTTCTAAGGTCAGAGACTATGTCATCATCTccctcttcacccccagcccccgaGAGCTGTACACACAGCAGGTGCGTGATCTATGGAGTTGGCTGAGCAGTTTGGTGCGTTGGTCAGCAACTTCCTGCAGCTTCTCAGCCCATGCAGATCCCCAGGTCTGCAGTGCTGGGCTTGTGTATAATCCCGCCCTGGCACCTCCTGGAATGGGGAACTTGGCGGGGGGCAGTGAACCAATGAgaaaggggtgtgtgtgcatgcacacacaatggGGGCAGAGAGTGAAGAGTTCTCAGAGACTCTACTACGAGAGTCGGTGTGAATCCTGGCTTGGGAGTTAGAGCTGGCTTGAGTCTCTGCTCTCTCACTTTTGTGCTGCTTAACCTGGATAAGGCTTTCCGCCCTCTCCGGTTGGGGTATTAATAGCCTTTGGTGACCTTGAAGACCATTTTCAGTTCTGAGGGTGATGGGTCTGTGGATGGACCAGAACTCCAGGCCCAACCTGACACCTGAACACTGAGGTTTTTGTCCAAGATTCCGGGGTCCCCTTTGCCCCTCTTTTGGGTAGGGGTGAGGAGTGTCAGGTTCCCTCTCCCAGGTTTGACTCTGAAGGGATGTGCATCCGTTCTGCTCTTACCTCTGGGATGAATGACCAGGGGAGATGTAGCAGTGACAAAACCCTGGTTCTGCTGAGACAAGGAATTGCCTGCCCCAGTGGAGCTCAGGCAGAAGCAGGCTGTCTCTGGGCTCCTCACCTCAACAGAGACACTGCAGAGCAAGGCCAGTGGCCAGCACCGAGGGATGCCCCACAGCACCCTGAGGAGGCCCCGTCTTGGTGCCCAGACCCCTCCATCCTCCCTCCAGTCCTCGTTGCTGGACCAGGCTCTCAGGCCAAGGCCACGCCCACCGTGGGCAGACCTCCTGCCAGTGATCGTGGGGAGGTGGGTGAGAGTTGGGTATACTGGCCCCGCCTGCAGGCATGGTGGGAGCCTGGAGAGGGCCAGAGGTCTGGGTTCTAGTTGCAGCTCTGCAGCTTAAAGCAGAGTGACTTTGAGTGAATCTCCAGCTGTCTCTGGTTCCCCCACTGTCCCCTCTGATCaagaaaattatgtaaatttgAGATGCAGAGAGAGAGGGCTCAGGATGATGGAACGGGCTTAGGCAAGAAGAACAGGTTCACATCTCAGCTTCCAGTGACTGGTGTCTTGGGAAGTCCACTTACCCTCCCTGAATCCCAGCTCTCTCACCTGAGAACTGGTGGCAGGAATAACGTCCCCCTCATCCCCGCTCACAGAACTGTATGGCACACACCGGGCTCTCCATGCATGCCTGAGTGGGCCCATAACCAGTGCTCTCCCCCAGCTCAGCTGGATGAATGGAGCTGCCAGGCCTAGCCTGGGATCTGTGGACACAGGAGAGAGAACTGCTGGGAACGGATCCCCGGCTAGTCCTGTTTCTACAGGGTAGGGGGGGACTCTGAGGCCCACGGTGGGGTCAGGGGTCACACCTGGCTGTAGTGGCAGGATGGGGCTCCCTCCCACCAGCTTGCAGGTGGGGTGCCTGTGATTAGGAGAGGGCGGTAGAGGAGTGGCGGAGCTAGGTGTGGGGCTGTGGTGTTCTTCAGCTGGGAGTGTGGGGGGCGCAGGGCCCTGCTTAGGGGTGCGGGAGGGTGCCAGCGTGTAGAGGTGAGTGTGAGGAGCAGGTGGCTGGAGGGGCaggatggggaggctgaggggcagggCTGGCCCTCGGGGAAGGGCCGGTGGGGTCCTTCGCGCATATTTCTTTGTGGCTAGTGGTGTGTcgtccccttttacagatgagaaaactgaggaccaAGGGGCTATAGGACCAGCCTGTGCTGTACAGCTGGTAAGGGCAGAGCAGGGACTCAGTGCCGCCTGTCTAGCTCCATGGCCAGTGCTGTTCGTATGGTGCACACACTTCTGGAGATCCCGGGGGCTCAAGGCAGCCTCTGGAACTGGAATTAGATCCAAGAGGGGAAAGAGAGTCATAGGATTTTTAGAACCAGAAGGGACTCTGCAGTCACCCAGTCCAGCCTGGTCACTGAGGGGAAACAGGCccagaggtgggaggtggggagcctCAGGCCACACAGCAAGCAGAGTGAAGACACGAACTCTGCCCCTGCCCAGAGTGGGACATGTGGGATCCCCACAACTGCTCCCCAAGACAGCCCAGGATGGCATCACTGAGGTCTCTTTCAGCCAAGGCTGTCACTGTGGGGCAGGGAGTTCTTCTGAAGGGCTGACTCACTGCCTGGGGACGCAGTTGCCACAAAGCCACCTGTGCCAAGGCCCGACTGGCCCCGAGGGCTCCAGGAACGGGAGCCTGATTCCCGGCCGCCCAGCCTGAGTCACCACCGACTCgcatttgtgtgtttttctcttgGCCCCACACCCCCAAAGCTGGGTGGGAACTCTGAGCCGGCACACAGCAGAGTTGATCCTGGGCTGAATAATCCAGAGTGAGGAGTTGGACGGGACCGGGAGTGATGAAATCCAGAGGGGAACCTGGAGTCAGCAGTTAGGAGGGCCCCGCCTTCCCCAGGTGCATATAAAGGTCTCTGGGGTTGGAGGCAGCCACAGCACGCTCTCAGCCTTCCTGAGCACCTTTCCTTCTTTCAGCCAACTGCTCACTCGCTCACCTCCCTCCTTGGCACCATGACCACCTGCAGCCGCCAGTTCACCTCCTCCAGCTCCATGAAGGGCTCCTGCGGCATTGGGGGCGGCTCCAGCCGCATCTCCTCCGTCCTGGCCGGAGGGTCCTGCCGTGCCCCCAGCACCTACGGGGGCGGCCTGTCTGTCTCCTCTCGCTTCTCCTCTGGGGGAGCCTGCGGGCTGGGGGGCGGCTATGGTGGTGgcttcagcagcagcagcagctttgGTAGTGGCTTCGGGGGAGGATATGGTGGTGGCCTTGGTGCTGGCTTCGGTGGTGGCTTGGGTGCTGGCTTTGGTGGTGGTTTTGCTGGTGGTGATGGGCTTCTGGTGGGCAGTGAGAAGGTGACCATGCAGAACCTCAACGACCGCCTGGCCTCCTACCTGGACAAGGTGCGTGCTCTGGAGGAGGCCAACGCTGACCTGGAAGTGAAGATCCGTGACTGGTACCAGAGGCAGCGGCCTGCTGAGATCAAAGACTACAGTCCCTACTTCAAGACCATCGAGGACCTGAGGAACAAGGTGGGTGACTTTGGTGTACGGAGCACTGAGAGAGGCTGGGGCTATAGTGGCCCTTGGGATACCTCTTTTTAGCAATTACACTTTACAAACAGGGAGACTGGGCACCTTTGGGGAGTGGCCAGGATCACCCAGGGAAGTGGTAGCAGAGGGTCCCTTTTCAGTATCTCTGTGCCCGGACTGGGGCTGTTACCCTAAATCTCTTATTTCCTTCAAGGGTTCAGCTGCAAGTTCAGCTTCCCTGCCTTGGGCCCAGGAAGGGGGTGATCGGGATGGAGTGCATCCCTACGTACCCTGAGCTGGTGGAGAAGGCATGCTAGCCCTGCCAGCCAGAAGACTTCCAGATTTGGGGCGGTTCCTTTTGCCCCTTTCTGCCTTTCATGCTCAAGTAGTAAGGTCCTTGGCTGACCAGGGCTCCTGTCCTCCATCCCCACTCCAGATCATTGCGGCCACCATTGAGAATGCACAGCCCATTTTGCAGATTGACAATGCCAGGCTGGCAGCCGATGACTTCAGGACCAAGTGAGCAGCCAGCATGGTGGGCTGGGGGCAGAGGGCAAGGGACAAAGAGTGGGGCTGTCCACCCAGCAGGGCCAGCAGACCCCGAGCCTCAGAATCCTCAGGGCTGCAGCCTGAGGACCTGACCTCTGTCCTGCCAGGTATGAGCACGAACTGGCCCTGCGGCAGACTGTGGAGGCCGACGTCAATGGCCTGCGCCGGGTGTTGGATGAGCTGACCCTGGCCAGGACTGACCTGGAGATGCAGATTGAAGGCCTGAAGGAGGAGCTGGCCTACCTGAGGAAGAATCACGAGGAGGTGCGGTCGCTGCTGGCTTCCGGGGTGGGAGGCTGGTTTGGTGGGGTTGCCAGATGCACCCAGGGCCAGGAGAGGAGTCTGCTGAACTGACCGCCTCCTGCCATCCCTTCCCAGGAGATGCTTGCTCTGAGAGGTCAGACCGGCGGAGATGTGAACGTGGAGATGGATGCTGCACCTGGCGTGGACCTGAGCCGCATCCTGAATGAGATGCGTGACCAGTACGAGCAGATGGCAGAGAAAAACCGCAGAGACGCTGAGGCCTGGTTCCTGAGCAAGGTGGGGCTCGGGCCCGCAGTGAGCCTGCAGCACTTCCCAGCTGGGGGCTTTGGGAGAGCCTCACCTTTCACTCTGCTTTCCTGCCTCAGACCGAGGAGCTGAACAAAGAAGTGGCCTCCAACAGCGAACTGGTACAGAGCAGCCGCAGTGAGGTGACGGAGCTCCGGAGGGTGCTCCAGGGCCTGGAGATTGAGCTGCAGTCCCAGCTCAGCATGGTATGAAGGACCCAGCACAGCAGCAGCCTCCAAGTCACCAGTAATGGCCACCACCCCCTCAAAAAGCCACAATCTAGTTCCACCTTTCTTTTCTCAGGATGGGACCAGGGGACTCATGGGACCCGTTATATAGATAGAGAAACTAAGCCCTAGAATAGTGGGCTAGCTTTTCTCCATATTGTCTGGCCCATCAGTACCCCAACTGGGATCAAAATCCAGGCATCTCTCAAAAAACATGCCCAGAGACCTGGAGGAACAGGAGTGACCACCTCCATggactct is a window encoding:
- the KRT16 gene encoding keratin, type I cytoskeletal 16 isoform X2; the encoded protein is MTTCSRQFTSSSSMKGSCGIGGGSSRISSVLAGGSCRAPSTYGGGLSVSSRFSSGGACGLGGGYGGGFSSSSSFGSGFGGGYGGGLGAGFGGGLGAGFGGGFAGGDGLLVGSEKVTMQNLNDRLASYLDKVRALEEANADLEVKIRDWYQRQRPAEIKDYSPYFKTIEDLRNKIIAATIENAQPILQIDNARLAADDFRTKYEHELALRQTVEADVNGLRRVLDELTLARTDLEMQIEGLKEELAYLRKNHEEEMLALRGQTGGDVNVEMDAAPGVDLSRILNEMRDQYEQMAEKNRRDAEAWFLSKTEELNKEVASNSELVQSSRSEVTELRRVLQGLEIELQSQLSMKASLENSLEETKGRYCMQLSQIQGLIGSVEEQLAQLRCEMEQQSQEYQILLDVKTRLEQEIATYRRLLEGEDAHLSSQQASGQSYSSREGTSSSRQTRPILKEQSSSSFSQGQSS
- the KRT16 gene encoding keratin, type I cytoskeletal 16 isoform X1 — encoded protein: MTTCSRQFTSSSSMKGSCGIGGGSSRISSVLAGGSCRAPSTYGGGLSVSSRFSSGGACGLGGGYGGGFSSSSSFGSGFGGGYGGGLGAGFGGGLGAGFGGGFAGGDGLLVGSEKVTMQNLNDRLASYLDKVRALEEANADLEVKIRDWYQRQRPAEIKDYSPYFKTIEDLRNKIIAATIENAQPILQIDNARLAADDFRTKYEHELALRQTVEADVNGLRRVLDELTLARTDLEMQIEGLKEELAYLRKNHEEEMLALRGQTGGDVNVEMDAAPGVDLSRILNEMRDQYEQMAEKNRRDAEAWFLSKTEELNKEVASNSELVQSSRSEVTELRRVLQGLEIELQSQLSMKASLENSLEETKGRYCMQLSQIQGLIGSVEEQLAQLRCEMEQQSQEYQILLDVKTRLEQEIATYRRLLEGEDAHLSSQQASGQSYSSREVFTSSSSSSSRQTRPILKEQSSSSFSQGQSS